The genome window CCTGCCCCACTTTCAGCTCGAAGGTTTGCAGATCTTCCGCGCCCAAGCCCAGGGCGTCGACGATGTGCAACCTCTCGTGCGCCGGTTCCACCGTCATGAACGAACAGTTTCTGGTGTTGTCCACCGCGTTCATGAAAGCTTCCAACAGCACGCGGATGACGTTGCCTTGACCGGCCTTGGTGTCGATCATTTCCAGATTGCTGCGCAGCGTGCTGAGAATGTTCTTGGCCACCGCCTGTTGATTCACGGCGACCGTGAACAACTCGCGCGCGCGTTGGTACTTTTGCTGTGAAAAATAGATATCGGCCAGCCGTTCGGTGGTGAAATAGTCCTGAAAGATCGATTCATAGATGCGATTGCGCGGCCGGAAAAAGCCGTTTTGCTCGGTGAGCGCGCCGAGCGCCAGCAGGGTCTTGAGAGGGGGATCGAATTTCTTCGAGCTGACCGAGCCGGCGCGCAGGACGCGCATCAGGCTTTCCACCAACTGGCTGTCTCGTTCAATCTGGGTGATGACCATTTCGACGTTGGTTTCGCCCTCTTTCAAGATGCTGGCGATCGCCGCTTCCGCGCGTTTCAGCGTGAGGCCCATGGTTTCCTTGCGCACGTAGGCGCTCTCCAGCGTGCGGTAGCAGATTTTCTGCAGGAGATAACCCGTGCCGGCCGTGGCTTCGTACAACAGCCGGCCAAAACCGGCCTCGCAGGAAAGCTCGAAGCGGCGGCAGGCGCGGCTCAGCATGTCCTCCACGTCCTCATAACGAAAATCTTCCAGCAGAATGCGCATGCTGTATTCTGAAAACGAGTGGCCCTTCTCCACTTGCAAATCAAGCGTGTCCAGCGTGCCGCTGATGATGAATTGAAAATTGGGCGGCAGTTTCTGGGTCGCCTGCGATTGCTGCAGGTTGATCAGCACGCGCAGCAGGTCCTGCGTGAAAGTCCTGGAAAAAGTCTCGAAGCTGTCGAGCAAAACGACGATTCTGCTGGTCGCGCCCACGTGTTGGCTGGCCGCAGCGAGCGCGCGCTTGAGGCCTTCCAGATCGGGTGAGGCCGGCAGCTCGCTGCGCAGGGCGGTGCGGCCGGCGCCGGGCAGATCCTGCCAGCGCTCGCTCAGCGCATGGTACAAGCCCGCGACGTTGAAGCCATCAAGGTCTTCCGGTTTGATCAGTACGAAATGGTAAGGCAGGCCGCGCCGGCGGCACTCTTCGGTCAGCATTGCCAGAAAGGTGGTCTTCCCGATCTTCTTGCCGCCGGAGACGACGTACCAATGCCCAAGGGCAAGTCCGGAAATCGTTTTCTCCAGCAGGGCAGGCCGGCCAATCATCACCGCCTCATCCTGCACCGGATGCAGCGGCTTCTTGTAAATGAAGGGATTCGGATACATGGCTGTGCTGTTGCTTGTCCATTGCGGCGTTCGATCAACCCATGACGGTCATGAAAGTGGCAATGACTTTTTCGAAGGGAACGGGCTTTTTGAGGTATTCCTGCACGCCGAGCTTCTTGATCTTGTCCTCGACCACGGGATTCTCCACCGCGGTCAACACCACGACTTTGAGCGCCGGATCACAGTTGGGAATTTGCCGCTGGCGAATCAGCTCCAGCAGCCGCACGCCGGCCCACAGTGTGTCGCTGGACACTTCGAAAGCACGGCCGGGGTCAAACATCACGTCCAACGACAGCAAATCGACCTCACCGGTGCGCAGCCGGGTGACGGCTTCATCGCCGTTTTGCGCCACCGCGCAATGAAAGCCACGGCGCTCGAGCGCCCCCAAATAGGGATTGACGCCGCGCTGTTCGTCCTCGACAAAAAGAATGTGGTTCATGGCTCAACGCTCCCGCCGAAATTTGGGTAGTGAAACGCGAAAGGTGGTGAGATAATCCTGGTAGGTTTTGATCTTGTCCGGATTCCGGCTGTACGGCACGCTGCTGACGCGGATCTCACCGCCGTGTTTTTCGATAATCTCGCGGCAAATCTTCAACCCCAGCCCGGTGCCGGGAATGTAGCGCATCTTGTCCTTGGTATCGCCGCGCGCGAAACCGAGAAAGATGGTCTCGAAATCATGCTCGGGAATGCCCAGGCCGCGATCGGTAATCTCGATGTGCACTTTGTCATCGTCCTCCATGCCGCTGACGTCGATGTAACGGTTGGAATGGGAATATTTCACTGCGTTGTCGATCAGGTTGGTGAAGGCCTGCTCCATCTTGCCGCGGTCGAATTCCAGCCGCGGCAAGTGCTTGACGCTGTCCTTGATGATCAGGCGCAGTCCGCGCTCCAGGGCGCGCAGACGATAGGCGGCGGCGCAATTTTCCACCACTTCACGCAAAAAACCGGATTTGAAAACATACTCCACGTGTTCGCGCGTGCGGTCGCTGAGCAGCAGCGTGTTGTCCACCTGGCGTTTGGCGCGATGGATTTCTTCTTCGATGGCGCTGACGAATTGATCGATGTCCTTGTCGGGCTGGCTGTGCTCGAGGAAATCCTTCAATCCGCCCACCTGGGTCAGAATGTTGTGCAGGGGGCTGCGGAATTCGTGCGCGGCCTCGGCGATGTTGGATTCCAAACGATCGATGGTCATGAGCGCCCGAATGTTGCGAATCGCGACCGCGACTTGGCGGGCAAACGTCTCCACTACTTTCATGCGACGTCGCAGCATGCGCTTGTCGCCACTCACCAAATCCTGCCGGTCGGTTAAATCGATTTGCAAGGTGCCCACGGCCTTGTCCTTCACGATCAAGGGAATGACGAACTGGGACTTGATGCCCGCCTTCTTGATGCTGTCCTGATTGCAGGTCGGATCTTTGGCGCAATCCTCACTCAGAATCGAGGCTTTGGCGCGCAGCGCCTGCGCCAGGATGTCGGTTCCCTTCAGTTCCCGCTTGGTTTCGTGCACGATCGCCTTCCAATTTTCGCCGGCAGCGTAGTGCCCTTCGATCGTGTTCGCCGTCTCATTCACCAGCGACAGCATCCAGCGCGAATAGCCGATGTTTTTCAGGCTGGCGGAAATGTGGCCGATGACTTCCTTTTCAGTCATCGCGTTCAGAATCTCGAAGCTCGCCTGATTGAGCGCCTCCAATTGCATCTCGAGTTCGGTGCGCAGATCGAGTTCTTCCTTCATCTGCTTCACCAAATTCGCCTGCTCGATGCCCAAGCCGGCAAGATTGACGATGCGCTGCAACGTCTCGATTTCATCCGCTTCAATAGCGGCTTTTTCGGCTTTGACGTAGCCCGTCTCCAGTGTGCCCAGCACTTCACCGCGCGCAAAAATCGGGATGATCGTGCGCACATAGCGGGCATGGCCGAAGCGCTCATAGATGTCCTTGTCCAGCCGGTCATCCCAGCCGGCAAGATATTCCGGCGTTTTGTGGCGCACCACCCAGGCCTGAATATCCTTGCTGTCGAGATCATGCCACGCCGAGTCGATGAACTCTTGCGGCACGTTGCGGCCCTTGACCGTGCCGATCATGCCGATTTCATGATCGACTTTCGAGATGGTGGCGTACGCGAAGCCCAGGATTTCGACCACGGCATCCAGCACGCTTTCCAGAATGCGGTCTTCATTCAAATCTTTGCCGGTGGCGGCCTGCTGCACTTTGTCGAAGGCGCGCAGCTTGGTGATGATGCGGTTCTTCGCCGCGATCAGGTTGGCGTTTTCCAGCGCCACGGCCGCCTGATTGGCCAGGGTCGAGAGGAAGTAAACATCACTGGGAGAGAAGGCATCCAGGGTGTTGCTGTCGACGCTGAGCACGCCCAGCCGGCGGGAGGCGCCGGTCTCTTTGTCGCGATAGGTGATGGGCACGACGATTTTGGACTTGACGTCCTTGAAGATGCCATAGTAACGATTGATCGGCAGCAGCGCAACATTGTTGGAAAGCATGGGCTGCTGGGTTTGAAAGACATTGCCGGTCATGCCGCGGTCTTTGGGCGTGGACTTCTCCGGAAACGTCTCGCCCGCACTCTTCGAACTCAAAGCGCAGAAGACGAGATGATCGGTCCTCTCGTCATAGCGTTTGATGTAGGCACGAATGCTGTGGGGCAGGCGCAGGCAGACCTGGGTGATTTGCTGCAGAATCTCGTCGACGTTGTGCGTTTCCAGCAGCGACTGGCCGGCGGCGAGCAGTGCTTTGATTTCGCGCAAATCCTTGGCAATGCCGATGGTGCCGGCATCACGGCCGTTTTCATCACGCAGCACCGCCACCGACAGGCTAAGGGGGATCGCCTCGCCGTTCTTGCCGAGAAACTCGGTTTCATAATTCTTGACGCGCTTGTCCCGGGCTTTCAGCAGTTGCCAGCGGATCGCCTGCGCCTTTTCCAGGCCGGTGGTGTGTTCGTCGGTGGGGTAGCGCGTGGAGACGTGACATCCCACCAGCTCGCCAAAGAGATTGCACGCGCCGGGATTCATGTAGGTGATCTCGCCGCGTTTGGAACACATCACCACCGGATCCGGGGTGCTTTCCACAATCAGCTCATAGTCCCTGAGCTTCTTTAGCAACCGCGCGTTCTTGAGGGAGATGACGAGCTTGGTGGTGAGAATCTTCATCAACGGTTCATCGAACTCGCGGGAAAAGCCGGTATTCTTCAGGGGTTTGCCCTGCGCATCCTTTTTGTTGTAGGCCAGCAGCAACCCGAGCAGACTGCCGTCTTCCTCGAGCATGGGATAAGCCAGCTCGGAATAGACGCGCTTGGAAAAGACAAACTCGGCGGGAATCTGCGAATTGCGCGCGGGGTGATTCTCCAACTCTTGCCCGTAACTGTTGAACACTTTGCGATGAAAGGCAATGTGGCCGGTCATACCGCTTTTCGGGCCGTCAACGATCGACAGAACAACGCGCTCGCGATTCCGCACCTTGCCGTCTTGGGCAAAGCTGGTTTCGAGAATCACACTGTCACCTTTGGCCAGCCACAAGCTGCACAGTTCGGCGTCCAGGATTTCGGTTGCCTTTTCAACGATGTAGTCGAACTTTTCCGCCAGGGATCTGTTCTCGAACTCGGCCAGCAGGACATTGTTGGCAGCCGAGAGCAGGCCGAGCTTCTGAATCATGCGATCGCTGTTGATGAACTTTTGGGATTCGCTGATCGCCAGCGCGCAGAATTCCGCCACGGTTTGGGCAAACGCAATATCCTCCTGTTGGAAATAGTCACGCTGGTTGGATTCGAGAATGAGGAGGCCGAGAGGTTTGTCCTGCACGCGGCGCAAGGGAATGAGCATTTGCGAGGCCGGGCTGGGCGAGCCGTTCGGACGGCTGGCGGGGAATTCGATAGCGGCCGCGATGTAGCCGCCGGTCTCGTCGCCGTTGTGTCGCTTGTCGAAGAACTGTTGCATGCCGGCAGGCGCCGCCGCGAGTTCAAGAGCGCAGCCGGCGCCAGAGCCGGCAGATAGGTAGGGACATCTTTCGCCGCTGAAACATTCCAGCTTTTCTGCCACCGGGTCATGCAGCAGCAGGCAGCCCCGTTCTGCCTGCGTAAGAGTGACAGCCTTGGCTAGCAGGTCACTCAATAGCATGCCGTCCAAATGTGATCGGTCGTGCGCCATAAAACCCCTCCGCACTGGGTAATTGTCTAAAGCTCATCTGTCTTAATCTTATAGTTTATGAAATCGCATCCGCAGATTCAGTCAGTGTGGGCTAATTAGATCACAGAGTTCTTCTCTCCACAGGAAAAGACCGCCTTGCCAGGCAACGGGTGGACTAAACAACCCACACCTCAAAATCACCGGTCGTGAACAACGGGGTCGCTGCCATGTCGGCCATGAACACGAAATCACACACGATTGCCTGTATCGGGGGAACGTTTGACGCCTTGCATGTCGGGCACAAAGAATACATTCAAATGGCATTCGCCGCTGCTGACTTCGTGCTGATTTACCTGGCATCCAACCGTTGCGTGCAGCGTGAAAAGAAGTATGACGTGCGTTCCTACCGCGACCGTTGTCAACGGTTGAAGAGTTATCTCACCGAAAGTAACATCGCACCCGATCGTTACCAAATCAGACAGATCAAATCAAGAAATCAGTTGGAGAATGAACTGGCTGAGGAAAACGTTCACAAGGCTATTGTCGTTGCTGAATACGTGGACATGATCACGCGCATCAATGAGAAACGCCGGACGAACGGTTTGCCTCCAATTCAGATGATTCGCAAAGAGCGAACCCGCGACGACCACCACCACGATATCTCTTCAACCGAAATGCGATTTCCCAAGAGCATTCGCAGCTACATTCCAAACGCTACCTTGATCAACATTGACACGGACAAGATCAAGAGCACTGCGGCCGGCAAGTTTTTGCAGAAGTACAATCTGCTGGCTTTCTGCAAGGCTTTGCCGCTCAAGCCGTAAGTTCGCAGTCAAACCCTGCTGCAGTTCTCCTACAATCTCACGGCAGAACGCGGAGTGTAGTATCTTGCCAGCCAACTCGCCAAGCCATCCAGCCCGGGGAACAAAATTCTCTCCGTGATATTTGCTTTATCCAATTTGTCTCGAATTTCCCGCTTCAATCTAGCCGGGACGATTATCTTTCGAGCCAATCCGGCTTGCGTGTGCAGCCAATCATTGAGCAAAGAGTTGGCCCGGGACATGACCGAAAACAATGCGGACTGATTTACAATTCGCGCGTCTATTGCAGGTGGATCAAAGAAAACAACAAAGTCCTCTGAGGCGAGGCTATCGAGCGCGCTCAATGAGGTGACGATCCGGTCCAACATCTCGGCAGTCAAGTTCAGCGAGCCTTCCTCTTCCAGCGAGGCCCGCAATTGCCGTGGCAGCCGCTTGTTCACTTCGATGAAGTTCACACACCAAATCGCGCCGTTCACGTCAAAGCGATTGAGATTGGACGTCGCAAAGTGCAAAGCCACCAGTGGAGAGAACGTCCAGTCAAGCAAGCGCGTGGGCAAGCCATGATGTTGCGCCACTGCCAGCCACTTCCAAAAGGAGCCGCCGTGCTCGACGTCGCTGAGGGCGTACTTCCTGAAGTTCCGCAGCAGATGCTTTTCCAAACTCGCGAAATCCCCACCGAGCCGCATCAGCCGGCTTGACAGGACATAGTTTTCATCCGAAAGCCCGCGGAAGGCTTAGGGCGAACGGTGCCGCATGATACTCGCATCCCAGGAATCAACGAAGAGATGTTCCATCAAATCCGGCCAGCTTGACGCCACGATTTCGTTCATGATGAACACCCACCCGCTTTTGTTGTTTCATCCTGACATTGCCACATTCATGCCAGAACCGCGGCCTTGCAACCTCTTGTGAATTAGCGCAGCGATTCGAACAACCACTCGCCCATGTCGTCTTTTCCCAACATGCCGCTCAAAACATACCGGGAAAAGCCAACAGTGGTGATCGTCTTTACCACCGTCATTCCCCTACACGATTTGGGTTTTCCGCAATAGCATCTGCGCGACGCCTTGCTTCCGCACAGGCTGTCATTCACGCCAAACACTTGGAATTTCATGCCGGCTTGCGCGCTTGCGCCTCTGGCCCGTGGGTTGCGTTTGCTCTCCCTGACAACTGATTGCGCCGGGGATTCGGTGCGCTGCTTCATCCGGTTTCTTGGGAGCAAAGAGCATGGAAACGCTATCCGGAAAAAAAGGCAAAGGGCCGCCCTCGTTTTGGTGGTTCGTGCTGCACGGCAACAACACCCGCTCGCTGCTCGACGAGTGCTTCGAGCTGGCCGCATGCTGCCTGGTCAGTTCGAAGTCCTTCGAGTATTTGATGCAAAATACCCAGAACGCGGTTGTCGGCTTTCTGCTCTTCGAGCTGCACGCGCTGCAAAACTACTTCGGTTTGATCAAGGTGCTGATTTCGTTGGTGATCTTCGTCCTGGTGCGTGGTCTGCGCTTTCACGTGACGATTCGCCGTTCTCACCCGCGCGGATGATCCTGCGGTCGCAGAAAACGGCGACTGTCGGGTTTTCTCAACGCATTTGTGATCGTGCTGGGCAAAGCTGGGCGGGTATTTTCCTGCAATGGCTTTTTGCGCCACTTCATTCGGCGTCAAGCTTTGTCGCTCCGCAATCAGTGAACAAAGGAGAGCCTCTTTCATCCAAAAACTGCTCGGCAAGAAACATGCGTGCAGGCAGCGGAGGGGCGGCAATCATTTCATGCCAGCGCTGAGCGCTGGATTTGATCTCCTCCATTGTCCGTCCGAAATCGCAGCCTTTTACTATGAGAGTGTTCCCGGAACGGCATGATCGTTTCACAAAAACCTCAGATCCCCCGCAGTGCTCGAAGTTTTTCCCCCTCGGCTCAGCCGAGGGTCTTCGGGCGGATGAACACCGCGAGGTTGAGTCGCAAAGGCCAACATCTCCGCAAGAGTCTATTCGAGCATAGGCCCCGAAGTTCTACAGCAAAAGGCATGTCCTGCAAGGATACTTGACAGCATAGCAAGCGTTCGGGGATGGGGATCGGTTTGACGTTGCAGCAACATCTGTTCGGTTGCCTCCCCTGCCGTGACTGTTCCGCCGGAAAAATCCGGTCTTGACAATTTCGCAAAAATCCTCTATTGTCTGGCCATCGTCGGGTAGGTGGAGCTTGACGGCTCCCCGTAGTTGACAGTTTCAACGACACTCATCCGCCTTCTCAATCTGAAATCTTCTGCGCGATTGGGCTCCATATTGGGAAGGCGGATTTTTTTGTTTCCCGCCCGCAGGCCACCCAACGGCCTGCAATCGCGCCGCCGCACAGCGAGGTCCGTACCGCCAGCGGCGCTTCTCCGGGGTTCTGCAGCGAAGTATTCGGGATGGCGTAGCAAGCCCACATCCACAAGCCACGAACATTGACGTTCAATCTCTTTCACGGAGGGAATGGCATCATGAACGACTCCCGTCTCCGCGCGTCTGGTTTTGGGACGGTATTGCTGCTGCTCGGCTTTTTCAACTTCGCCAACGCAATTGACTACCCCAGCCTCTCCCCGGGCGTTTTGATCTCTTCCGGCGAGGGCGACGCATACTCATTTGCCCTTGCTGAGAGCCATGAGAAGGATGCTCCGCTCATCACAACAAGTACGGCAGCCGGCGATGCCGGCATCGGTGCTGCGGCCGTGGAGACCCCCGCCCTTGCTTCAGACGTGGGCCTCGCACAACAATCCGGAGTCACTCCTTCGGTAAGTGCCAACGCGGCACCGGTGAATCGCGCGCCCCCGGTCATCTCCAATGTCGCCAGCGGCAATCTCTCGCCCACCACCGCTACCATCAAATGGCAAACCGATCAGCCCTGCGATTCCCAGGTGGAATTCGGCCCGACGGCAGCTTATGGCCTGTCCTCGCCGCGCGATACGGCCCGCGTGACTGCCCACGCCGTCATCCTGACCGGCCTGACGCCAGGCACTTCCTATCATTTTCGCGTGCTCTCTGCGGATTCGGCGGGCTCGGTCGGCCGCAGCGATGACTTCACTTTCACCACCAGTGTCCTACCACACAGCGACGATTTCAACGGCAGCTCGCTTGATCCCGCCAAATGGCAAATAGGCGCACCCACGCAAAACTTTTCG of bacterium contains these proteins:
- a CDS encoding response regulator; the encoded protein is MNHILFVEDEQRGVNPYLGALERRGFHCAVAQNGDEAVTRLRTGEVDLLSLDVMFDPGRAFEVSSDTLWAGVRLLELIRQRQIPNCDPALKVVVLTAVENPVVEDKIKKLGVQEYLKKPVPFEKVIATFMTVMG
- a CDS encoding GAF domain-containing protein, whose protein sequence is MAHDRSHLDGMLLSDLLAKAVTLTQAERGCLLLHDPVAEKLECFSGERCPYLSAGSGAGCALELAAAPAGMQQFFDKRHNGDETGGYIAAAIEFPASRPNGSPSPASQMLIPLRRVQDKPLGLLILESNQRDYFQQEDIAFAQTVAEFCALAISESQKFINSDRMIQKLGLLSAANNVLLAEFENRSLAEKFDYIVEKATEILDAELCSLWLAKGDSVILETSFAQDGKVRNRERVVLSIVDGPKSGMTGHIAFHRKVFNSYGQELENHPARNSQIPAEFVFSKRVYSELAYPMLEEDGSLLGLLLAYNKKDAQGKPLKNTGFSREFDEPLMKILTTKLVISLKNARLLKKLRDYELIVESTPDPVVMCSKRGEITYMNPGACNLFGELVGCHVSTRYPTDEHTTGLEKAQAIRWQLLKARDKRVKNYETEFLGKNGEAIPLSLSVAVLRDENGRDAGTIGIAKDLREIKALLAAGQSLLETHNVDEILQQITQVCLRLPHSIRAYIKRYDERTDHLVFCALSSKSAGETFPEKSTPKDRGMTGNVFQTQQPMLSNNVALLPINRYYGIFKDVKSKIVVPITYRDKETGASRRLGVLSVDSNTLDAFSPSDVYFLSTLANQAAVALENANLIAAKNRIITKLRAFDKVQQAATGKDLNEDRILESVLDAVVEILGFAYATISKVDHEIGMIGTVKGRNVPQEFIDSAWHDLDSKDIQAWVVRHKTPEYLAGWDDRLDKDIYERFGHARYVRTIIPIFARGEVLGTLETGYVKAEKAAIEADEIETLQRIVNLAGLGIEQANLVKQMKEELDLRTELEMQLEALNQASFEILNAMTEKEVIGHISASLKNIGYSRWMLSLVNETANTIEGHYAAGENWKAIVHETKRELKGTDILAQALRAKASILSEDCAKDPTCNQDSIKKAGIKSQFVIPLIVKDKAVGTLQIDLTDRQDLVSGDKRMLRRRMKVVETFARQVAVAIRNIRALMTIDRLESNIAEAAHEFRSPLHNILTQVGGLKDFLEHSQPDKDIDQFVSAIEEEIHRAKRQVDNTLLLSDRTREHVEYVFKSGFLREVVENCAAAYRLRALERGLRLIIKDSVKHLPRLEFDRGKMEQAFTNLIDNAVKYSHSNRYIDVSGMEDDDKVHIEITDRGLGIPEHDFETIFLGFARGDTKDKMRYIPGTGLGLKICREIIEKHGGEIRVSSVPYSRNPDKIKTYQDYLTTFRVSLPKFRRER
- a CDS encoding adenylyltransferase/cytidyltransferase family protein; amino-acid sequence: MNTKSHTIACIGGTFDALHVGHKEYIQMAFAAADFVLIYLASNRCVQREKKYDVRSYRDRCQRLKSYLTESNIAPDRYQIRQIKSRNQLENELAEENVHKAIVVAEYVDMITRINEKRRTNGLPPIQMIRKERTRDDHHHDISSTEMRFPKSIRSYIPNATLINIDTDKIKSTAAGKFLQKYNLLAFCKALPLKP